In Sphingomonas crocodyli, a genomic segment contains:
- a CDS encoding 2OG-Fe dioxygenase family protein codes for MENHCVVDVAGELADRGFVHLPAPALQRLIGWGEGDWVEFAASWDRLGEDRYMADGGRYRRRRHASFGARGGDVVRKAHQPHYQSRDYNPLNGDVQRWFDAVEGAIAQGPVVRSIFGRLTPLFAALDARAADAAWHSEMHQFRIETSPAEIGRPTPEGLHRDGVDWVLVMLIARENVTEGVTEIGDADGRSIGRFTLSHPGDAVLLDDRRIRHGVTPIRTLMEGMPAWRDALVVTWRAEAAGG; via the coding sequence TTGGAAAATCATTGCGTTGTCGATGTCGCCGGGGAGCTGGCCGATCGGGGTTTCGTCCATCTGCCCGCGCCGGCGTTGCAGCGCCTGATCGGATGGGGCGAGGGCGACTGGGTCGAGTTTGCGGCGTCTTGGGATCGGCTGGGCGAGGATCGCTATATGGCCGATGGCGGGCGATATCGGCGCAGGCGGCATGCGAGTTTCGGGGCGCGGGGCGGCGATGTGGTTCGCAAGGCGCACCAGCCGCATTATCAGAGCCGCGACTATAACCCGCTGAACGGCGACGTGCAGCGCTGGTTCGACGCGGTGGAGGGGGCGATCGCGCAGGGGCCGGTCGTGCGGTCGATCTTCGGTCGCCTGACGCCCCTGTTCGCCGCGCTCGACGCGCGGGCGGCGGATGCGGCGTGGCATAGCGAGATGCACCAGTTCCGGATCGAGACGTCACCCGCCGAAATCGGCCGCCCGACGCCCGAGGGGCTGCACCGCGACGGGGTCGACTGGGTGTTGGTGATGCTGATCGCGCGCGAGAATGTGACCGAGGGTGTGACCGAAATCGGCGACGCGGACGGGCGATCGATCGGGCGCTTCACGCTCAGCCATCCGGGCGACGCGGTGCTGCTCGACGATCGGCGCATCCGGCATGGCGTGACGCCGATCCGCACGCTGATGGAGGGGATGCCCGCCTGGCGCGATGCTCTGGTCGTCACATGGAGAGCCGAAGCCGCCGGCGGTTGA
- the sugE gene encoding quaternary ammonium compound efflux SMR transporter SugE, with amino-acid sequence MAWAILIVAGLFEIVWASAMKQSQGFTRLVPSIVTIAAMLVSFGMLSWSMRSLPLGTAYTVWTGIGAVGAFAVGIIALGEAATPIRLAAAAMIVSGLVMMKLAEG; translated from the coding sequence ATGGCATGGGCCATTCTTATCGTCGCCGGTCTGTTCGAAATCGTCTGGGCGTCTGCAATGAAGCAATCGCAGGGCTTTACCCGGCTGGTGCCGTCGATCGTGACGATCGCGGCGATGCTGGTGAGTTTCGGGATGCTTTCGTGGTCGATGCGGTCGCTGCCGCTGGGTACGGCCTATACGGTGTGGACCGGGATCGGCGCGGTCGGCGCGTTCGCGGTGGGCATCATCGCACTGGGCGAGGCGGCGACGCCGATCCGGCTGGCGGCCGCCGCGATGATCGTAAGCGGGCTGGTGATGATGAAGCTGGCCGAAGGTTGA
- a CDS encoding formylglycine-generating enzyme family protein, with amino-acid sequence MAKYLRVLLLMWAAITASVSAYAQDAAPVRKIVSGQPLVLNSRTMPFDHPRDPIYCMQIDTQPGQVWELKILQGTLLSINPLMYFYFHIGATPGAECKLDTFAIKGEGALTYETVQKGWQSTRRFVAGGGPYLVVARSAHYVPATKLYYQILPAEGGLVPDSSRKGFPITVTATVVGQQPDGWEITRQAMAYVDEAKAGTASETAAADAPARKVGSFRDCEATCPEMVVLPTGGFLMGSTSAEEGRKADEGPVRRVAFARPFAIGKYEVSFDEWAACAKAGPCRTLAASNDGRRPVANISWYDARAYADWLSKSTGQRYFLPSEAEWEYAARAGTTTPWNTGDAIITDDANILGQFNQSVPTGGFPANGFGVHDMHGNVAEWVIDCHAVGYFRAPADGSAIVMPNCADRVVRGGSYASDPAAARSAARKAAAPLTTSPEIGFRVARAL; translated from the coding sequence ATGGCGAAGTATCTGCGCGTGCTGTTGCTTATGTGGGCTGCGATCACGGCGTCCGTTTCCGCTTATGCGCAGGATGCCGCGCCGGTGCGCAAAATCGTCAGCGGACAGCCTCTGGTCCTGAACTCGCGCACCATGCCATTCGATCACCCGCGCGACCCGATCTACTGCATGCAGATCGATACCCAGCCGGGGCAGGTGTGGGAGCTCAAGATCCTGCAAGGGACGCTCCTTTCGATCAATCCGCTCATGTATTTCTATTTCCATATCGGCGCGACGCCGGGGGCCGAGTGCAAGCTCGATACATTCGCGATTAAAGGAGAAGGGGCGCTTACCTACGAAACGGTGCAGAAGGGGTGGCAGTCGACGCGCCGCTTCGTCGCGGGCGGCGGCCCTTATCTGGTGGTCGCCAGATCCGCGCATTATGTGCCGGCGACCAAACTCTATTATCAGATTTTGCCCGCAGAGGGCGGCCTGGTGCCGGATTCGTCGCGCAAGGGCTTTCCGATCACCGTGACGGCGACGGTCGTCGGGCAGCAGCCGGACGGATGGGAAATCACGCGTCAGGCGATGGCTTATGTCGATGAGGCAAAGGCGGGAACGGCCTCCGAAACCGCGGCGGCGGATGCGCCCGCGCGCAAGGTCGGCTCCTTCCGCGATTGCGAGGCGACCTGCCCCGAAATGGTCGTGCTGCCGACGGGCGGTTTCCTGATGGGATCGACCTCCGCCGAGGAGGGGCGCAAGGCCGATGAGGGGCCGGTGCGCCGGGTGGCGTTCGCGCGGCCCTTCGCGATCGGGAAATATGAGGTGTCGTTCGACGAATGGGCGGCCTGCGCGAAGGCGGGGCCGTGCCGGACGCTGGCGGCGTCGAACGACGGGCGGCGGCCGGTGGCGAACATAAGCTGGTATGACGCGCGCGCTTATGCCGACTGGCTGAGCAAGTCGACCGGGCAGCGTTATTTCCTGCCGTCCGAAGCCGAATGGGAATATGCGGCGCGGGCCGGAACGACGACGCCGTGGAATACGGGCGATGCGATCATCACCGACGACGCCAATATCCTGGGCCAGTTCAACCAGAGCGTGCCGACCGGCGGCTTTCCGGCCAACGGCTTCGGCGTCCACGACATGCACGGCAATGTCGCCGAATGGGTGATTGATTGCCACGCGGTCGGCTATTTCCGGGCGCCGGCCGATGGCAGCGCGATCGTGATGCCGAACTGCGCCGATCGTGTGGTGCGCGGCGGCAGCTATGCAAGCGATCCGGCGGCGGCGCGATCGGCCGCGCGCAAAGCGGCGGCGCCGCTGACGACATCGCCCGAAATCGGGTTTCGCGTCGCGCGGGCGCTTTAG
- a CDS encoding glutathione S-transferase family protein translates to MITVWGEGRGFRVVWMLEEMGLPYRLRDVDLLKGVENDTAFLAINPAGFIPALQDGDMVMVESIAIIEYLAARYGPTPLAMGPGDPGFGAYLQYLHMGEAGLAGPTYISTVSRMMAPEGEKDNWGARLGMTVFESRLGLVTRQLESAPYMAGDRFTAADISVTYALQFAERTAGYTLTGAARDYVARTTAREGYARAMDGCPATKAWVASLAAEA, encoded by the coding sequence ATGATCACCGTCTGGGGCGAGGGCCGGGGCTTTCGGGTCGTCTGGATGCTGGAGGAGATGGGGCTGCCCTATCGCCTGCGCGACGTCGATCTGCTCAAGGGTGTCGAGAATGATACCGCGTTCCTGGCGATCAATCCGGCGGGGTTCATTCCCGCGCTGCAGGATGGCGATATGGTGATGGTCGAATCCATTGCGATCATCGAATATCTGGCGGCGCGATACGGGCCGACGCCGCTGGCTATGGGGCCGGGCGATCCGGGATTCGGCGCCTATCTGCAATATCTGCACATGGGCGAAGCGGGGCTGGCCGGGCCGACCTATATCAGCACCGTAAGCCGGATGATGGCGCCCGAGGGCGAGAAGGACAATTGGGGCGCGCGGCTGGGCATGACCGTCTTCGAAAGCCGGCTGGGGCTGGTGACGCGCCAGCTGGAGAGTGCGCCTTATATGGCGGGCGATCGCTTCACCGCGGCCGACATTTCGGTGACCTACGCGCTGCAATTCGCCGAGCGGACGGCGGGCTACACGCTGACGGGCGCGGCGCGCGATTATGTGGCGCGGACGACGGCGCGCGAGGGATATGCGCGCGCTATGGATGGGTGCCCGGCGACGAAGGCGTGGGTGGCGAGTTTGGCGGCGGAGGCTTAG
- a CDS encoding VOC family protein, translating into MTIRGLNHLTLTVADLDRAVDFYRDLLGLALRARWAEGAYLEAGSLWLCLSLDPTATQASRTDYTHYAFDVAPDDFDALATRIRAAAPIWKDNRSEGASLYFLDPDEHRLELHAGSLASRLAHYRATGVDIAIVDG; encoded by the coding sequence ATGACAATCCGCGGCCTCAACCACCTCACCCTCACGGTCGCCGATCTCGATCGCGCGGTCGATTTCTACCGCGATCTGCTCGGCCTCGCGCTGCGCGCCCGCTGGGCGGAGGGCGCCTATCTGGAGGCAGGAAGCCTGTGGCTCTGCCTCTCGCTCGACCCCACCGCCACGCAGGCATCGCGCACCGACTATACCCACTACGCGTTCGACGTTGCGCCCGACGATTTCGATGCGCTCGCCACGCGTATCCGCGCCGCCGCACCGATCTGGAAGGACAATCGCAGCGAGGGCGCCTCGCTCTACTTCCTCGATCCTGATGAGCACCGGCTGGAACTTCACGCCGGCAGCCTCGCCTCACGCCTCGCGCATTATCGCGCCACCGGGGTCGATATCGCGATTGTCGACGGCTAA
- a CDS encoding oxygenase MpaB family protein, giving the protein MLDHIRALMAPPAGMDFDFAEPKGEAALVLADSISWAIFRNPVTLFIGGVAAVVLELAEPSVRTGVWEHSSFRRDPVGRLKRTGFAAMMTVYGPKSAAEAMIAHVVAMHDKVRGETPDGTPYHANDVRLLNWVQATASFGFIEAYSVFARPLSRAEVSQAFAEGAGAARLYGAAGAPMSVDAWEAMLAETLPGLEGSAILHEFLTMMGDAPLLPRPTRPVQKMLVRAAVDLVPGEVRARIGLSAPRYGLSAVERQVVKVMAWAAERAPMPGAPPVEAARRVSA; this is encoded by the coding sequence ATGTTGGATCATATTCGCGCGCTGATGGCCCCGCCCGCGGGGATGGATTTCGATTTTGCCGAGCCGAAGGGGGAGGCGGCGCTGGTGCTCGCGGACTCCATATCCTGGGCGATCTTCCGCAATCCGGTGACCTTGTTCATCGGGGGCGTGGCGGCGGTGGTGCTGGAGCTGGCGGAGCCTTCGGTGCGGACGGGCGTGTGGGAGCATAGTTCGTTCCGGCGCGATCCGGTGGGGCGGCTGAAACGCACCGGCTTTGCGGCGATGATGACGGTGTACGGGCCGAAAAGCGCGGCCGAGGCGATGATCGCGCATGTCGTGGCGATGCACGACAAGGTGCGCGGCGAGACGCCCGACGGCACCCCCTATCACGCCAATGACGTGCGGCTGCTCAATTGGGTGCAGGCGACCGCGTCCTTCGGATTCATCGAGGCCTATTCGGTGTTCGCGCGGCCGTTGAGCCGGGCGGAGGTGTCGCAGGCGTTCGCCGAAGGGGCGGGCGCGGCGCGGCTTTATGGCGCGGCGGGGGCGCCGATGTCGGTCGATGCGTGGGAGGCGATGCTGGCCGAGACGCTGCCGGGGCTGGAGGGATCGGCGATCCTGCACGAATTTCTGACGATGATGGGGGATGCGCCGCTGCTGCCCAGGCCGACCCGGCCGGTGCAGAAGATGCTGGTGCGTGCGGCGGTCGATCTGGTGCCGGGCGAGGTGCGCGCACGGATCGGGCTGAGTGCGCCGCGCTACGGATTGAGCGCGGTGGAGAGGCAGGTGGTGAAGGTGATGGCGTGGGCGGCCGAGCGCGCCCCGATGCCCGGCGCGCCGCCGGTGGAAGCGGCGCGGCGGGTTTCTGCTTAG
- a CDS encoding class I SAM-dependent methyltransferase translates to MNIRSIILATAIAAAPYAVLAVSPKILDVPGRSDNARAADAGRKPVEILSYFGVKPGQRALDLMAGGGYYSELLGASVGPKGSVVAFINATPEDGDTAKQDAAWAKLLAREPNVRLQKGKVNALTFAPASFDFALLHLEYHDFYWQSEQYHYPRTDPDDALKRLYAAMRPGGVVGVVDHVADAGGDVRTVVDKLHRIDPAIVKADFQRAGFVLDGESNALMTGADDHAKLVFDPAVRGKTDRFVFRFKKPA, encoded by the coding sequence ATGAACATCCGCTCGATCATCCTCGCTACCGCGATCGCGGCTGCGCCTTATGCCGTCCTCGCGGTTTCGCCCAAGATCCTCGACGTGCCCGGCCGATCGGACAATGCCCGCGCCGCCGATGCGGGGCGCAAGCCCGTCGAAATCCTCAGCTATTTCGGCGTGAAGCCGGGCCAGCGCGCGCTCGATCTGATGGCGGGCGGCGGCTATTATTCGGAGCTTCTTGGGGCATCGGTAGGCCCCAAAGGCTCGGTCGTCGCCTTCATCAACGCCACGCCCGAGGATGGCGACACCGCCAAGCAGGACGCCGCCTGGGCAAAACTGCTCGCCCGCGAACCCAATGTCCGGCTGCAGAAGGGCAAGGTGAACGCGCTAACGTTCGCGCCCGCCAGCTTCGATTTCGCGCTGCTCCACCTCGAATATCACGATTTCTACTGGCAGTCGGAACAATATCACTATCCCCGCACCGATCCGGATGACGCGCTCAAGCGGCTATATGCCGCGATGAGGCCGGGTGGCGTGGTCGGCGTCGTCGATCATGTCGCCGATGCGGGCGGCGACGTGCGGACGGTCGTCGACAAGCTCCACCGCATCGATCCGGCGATCGTGAAGGCCGATTTCCAGCGCGCGGGCTTCGTCCTCGATGGCGAATCCAACGCGCTGATGACCGGCGCGGACGATCACGCCAAACTCGTCTTCGACCCCGCCGTCCGCGGCAAGACCGACCGCTTCGTCTTCCGCTTCAAAAAGCCTGCTTAA
- a CDS encoding SOUL family heme-binding protein, with product MAEAKKFGWGKWVAGAVAVAAGGAAYLYLKERQAKAPRFELLAGEGAFELRRYPAMLAIETIQHGSRDRALGNGFGLLADYMFGGARADKDQDDEIPIAMPILAEPASGGSWRIRFLLPEGMARKDVPEPGEGIAIVEIPAREMAAVKVSGKPNDKLFADKAAELLRWVSAKARTAAGDVEHAYYNSPLKPGTVKQNEILVGLSL from the coding sequence ATGGCGGAAGCGAAGAAGTTCGGTTGGGGAAAGTGGGTTGCGGGCGCGGTCGCGGTGGCGGCGGGCGGGGCGGCCTATCTGTACCTGAAGGAGCGGCAGGCGAAAGCGCCGCGCTTCGAGCTTCTGGCGGGCGAAGGCGCGTTCGAACTGCGCCGTTACCCCGCGATGCTGGCGATCGAAACGATCCAGCATGGTTCGCGGGACCGCGCACTGGGCAACGGCTTCGGCCTGCTTGCCGATTATATGTTCGGCGGCGCGCGAGCGGACAAGGATCAGGATGACGAAATCCCGATCGCGATGCCGATCCTGGCCGAACCGGCGAGCGGCGGCAGCTGGCGCATCCGCTTCCTGCTGCCCGAAGGCATGGCGCGCAAGGACGTGCCCGAGCCGGGCGAGGGGATCGCGATCGTCGAAATCCCGGCGCGCGAAATGGCGGCGGTAAAGGTGAGCGGCAAGCCCAACGACAAATTGTTCGCGGACAAGGCGGCCGAGCTTCTGCGCTGGGTTTCGGCCAAGGCGCGGACGGCGGCGGGCGATGTCGAGCATGCTTATTACAACTCGCCGCTGAAGCCGGGGACGGTGAAGCAGAACGAGATTTTGGTGGGTTTGAGTCTTTGA
- a CDS encoding terminase large subunit domain-containing protein, whose translation MTTPCSPEAEAEGASQFEQWARMPADERMAAIGAIKPCDLRKVRYGWGVRARASQCAPEGDWRLWLILAGRGFGKTRAGAEWVRGVAERDGTARIALVAASIAEARAVMVEGPSGLLNIGDPTARPTYESSLRRLKWKGGAEAALYSAAEAEMLRGPQHSHAWADEIAKWPNAIETWDNLTKPVVRTGGR comes from the coding sequence ATGACGACGCCGTGTTCGCCTGAGGCCGAAGCCGAGGGCGCGTCGCAGTTCGAACAATGGGCGCGGATGCCGGCGGACGAGAGGATGGCGGCGATCGGGGCGATCAAGCCATGCGATCTGCGCAAGGTGCGATATGGCTGGGGCGTGCGGGCGCGGGCTTCGCAATGCGCGCCAGAGGGCGATTGGCGGCTGTGGCTGATCCTGGCGGGGCGCGGTTTCGGCAAGACGCGGGCGGGGGCGGAATGGGTGCGCGGCGTGGCCGAACGGGACGGCACGGCGCGCATCGCCCTGGTCGCGGCCAGCATTGCCGAAGCGCGCGCGGTGATGGTGGAGGGGCCGAGCGGGCTGCTCAACATCGGCGATCCGACGGCGCGGCCGACCTATGAAAGCTCGCTGCGGCGGCTGAAATGGAAGGGGGGCGCGGAGGCCGCGCTCTATTCGGCGGCGGAGGCGGAGATGCTGCGCGGCCCCCAACACAGCCACGCCTGGGCCGACGAGATCGCCAAATGGCCGAACGCGATCGAGACGTGGGACAATCTGACGAAGCCTGTCGTTCGAACTGGTGGCCGATGA
- a CDS encoding phage tail protein, which produces MADEGAVPVAAIVGELGGAEVAASGAASVDGYAVSGDSVRGAIEALMLIEPMGARDDGAVLRLDAAGAAPVTIAAGDLGANGGERRMVRREEAAQGAGKLPDEISITYYEPDRDWQAGLQRARRRGGAVRTDARELPAAMAAGQAKAIAERELGRVWTERRGLKVMLPWRYLDLRPGMAVWSLADALWVYRVDDDWAIGELPVAKVIIGGNPVLGARRPAISDPAGGATIDVQARNAIVGLLDAARAHGLISA; this is translated from the coding sequence GTGGCCGATGAGGGCGCGGTGCCGGTGGCGGCGATCGTGGGCGAACTGGGCGGCGCGGAGGTCGCGGCGAGCGGGGCGGCGAGCGTCGACGGCTATGCGGTGAGCGGCGACAGCGTGCGCGGGGCGATCGAGGCGCTGATGCTGATCGAGCCGATGGGTGCGCGCGATGATGGCGCGGTGCTGCGGCTGGATGCGGCGGGGGCGGCGCCTGTGACGATCGCTGCGGGCGATCTGGGGGCGAACGGCGGTGAGCGGCGGATGGTGCGGCGCGAGGAGGCGGCGCAGGGGGCGGGCAAGCTGCCCGACGAGATCAGCATCACCTATTATGAGCCGGATCGCGACTGGCAGGCGGGCTTGCAGCGCGCGCGGCGGCGGGGTGGCGCGGTGCGGACCGACGCGCGCGAGCTTCCCGCGGCGATGGCGGCGGGGCAGGCGAAGGCGATCGCCGAGCGCGAGCTGGGCCGGGTGTGGACCGAGCGGCGCGGGCTGAAGGTGATGCTGCCGTGGCGTTACCTGGACCTGCGGCCGGGCATGGCCGTGTGGAGCTTGGCCGACGCGCTTTGGGTCTATCGCGTCGATGATGACTGGGCGATCGGCGAGCTGCCGGTGGCGAAGGTCATAATTGGCGGAAATCCGGTATTGGGCGCGCGCAGGCCCGCCATTTCAGACCCAGCGGGCGGCGCGACGATCGACGTTCAGGCGCGCAACGCAATCGTTGGCTTGCTCGATGCCGCACGCGCGCATGGGCTGATTTCCGCATGA